Proteins found in one Populus alba chromosome 14, ASM523922v2, whole genome shotgun sequence genomic segment:
- the LOC118041938 gene encoding UPF0481 protein At3g47200-like, whose product MGEIRSPYFSIDPEHLEDYHGDNAGVHSSYFSAADYHGEDAEIPSGTFFHQDNIVENPYNAENFVEQDILQNTYNAEKLIQREEFEELVPDALRESNEAIYTPQKVSIGPIHHGKENLQPMNKKKKSYLKEFGSRVGETSEQHVKFLEKIWDTIKNEEENIRQRYENGSREVAESDRFVKMVLRDAVFILEYLLRNKEYPKEYGDDSLLRRNELRFRIQQDLLLLENQLPFFILEKLYDHLRQDGKGSYNSFLNLAYDYFNRYNKSPYKPSDKEILHFTDLVRSSLSFKHPDTRSDEPIGNFYSATKLHEAAINFKKSRNECLLDVRFSSTKRELRIPRLQIDDHTELLFGNLIALEWSHYKGEDQYICHYVKLLETLVARPKDVDLLIKNNIIDTKRDGASVRDMIAKLSAETTEEYSIYYNLYKQLDKDYQNSWLKNSAYFREVYFGNLWRSTATVSATLLLLFTLVQTICAVLSLR is encoded by the exons ATGGGAGAGATTCGTTCACCATACTTTTCTATTGATCCAGAACACCTCGAAGATTACCATGGAGATAATGCCGGAGTTCATTCCTCGTATTTTTCAGCTGCAGACTACCATGGAGAAGATGCTGAAATTCCTTCCGGAACATTCTTTCACCAAGATAATATTGTCGAGAATCCATACAATGCAGAAAATTTTGTTGAGCAGGATATTCTTCAAAACACATACAACGCAGAAAAGCTCATTCAACGGGAAGAATTTGAAGAACT AGTTCCTGATGCACTTCGCGAATCAAATGAAGCCATCTATACTCCTCAAAAAGTTTCTATAGGTCCTATTCACCATGGCAAGGAGAATTTGCAGCccatgaataagaaaaagaagagttaTTTGAAAGAATTCGGTAGCAGGGTAGGGGAAACAAGTGAGCAGCATGTGAAGTTCCTGGAGAAAATTTGGGACACCATTAAAAACGAAGAGGAGAACATCCGCCAACGTTATGAAAATGGTTCTCGTGAAGTTGCAGAAAGTGATCGGTTTGTGAAAATGGTGTTGCGGGATGCTGTTTTCATCTTGGAGTACTTGTTGAGGAATAAAGAATATCCTAAAGAATATGGAGATGATTCCTTGTTGCGTAGAAACGAGTTAAGGTTTCGGATTCAACAAGATTTGTTGCTGCTCGAGAATCAGTTGCCATTCTTCATTCTTGAGAAATTATATGACCATCTTCGTCAAGACGGCAAAGGAAGTTATAATTCTTTTCTAAATCTTGCCTACGATTACTTCAATAGGTACAATAAGAGTCCATACAAGCCGAGCGACAAGGAGATATTACATTTCACCGATTTGGTCAGATCTTCATTATCCTTCAAACATCCAGATACGAGGAGTGACGAACCGATTGGAAATTTTTATAGCGCAACCAAGCTGCATGAGGCAGcgattaattttaagaaatctcGAAATGAATGCTTACTTGACGTAAGATTTTCTTCTACAAAACGTGAGTTACGCATACCACGTCTTCAGATAGACGACCACACTGAACTTCTCTTCGGCAATCTCATTGCCTTGGAGTGGAGTCATTATAAAGGAGAAGATCAGTACATCTGCCATTACGTTAAGCTACTTGAAACTCTTGTTGCCAGACCCAAAGATGTGGATCTcctcattaaaaataacatcattgaCACAAAAAGAGATGGTGCTTCAGTGAGGGATATGATTGCCAAGCTTTCGGCAGAAACTACTGAAGAATATTCCATTTATTATAACCTCTACAAGCAGCTGGATAAAGACTACCAGAACTCCTGGTTGAAAAATAGCGCATACTTTAGAGAGGTATATTTTGGAAACCTTTGGAGAAGTACTGCAACTGTTAGTGCAACTCTCTTGCTCCTCTTCACTCTTGTACAGACAATTTGTGCAGTCCTTTCCTTGCGCTAG
- the LOC118041946 gene encoding UPF0481 protein At3g47200, with protein MENNINTPSASNKDIGMATRSNNENRIDKASASNTGKEIEAASASNVLKDLADGIARFKPGKCPEHCIYEVPRSLRSIEPKAYTPQVVSLGPAHCGHEELVSMEKQKLRYLGEFMDGKKVTLDDLVTIVQKNEMEIRGCYNFNRSCDDFVKMILLDAVFVIEFLLQFFNLLCEEVPILPEPRMMFGLQVDLILLENQLPYFILEKIYEKTYADPETQANLTFPELVAFYFGHYYRISQRPKVNSVGINHFTDFLRYSMLNESLEILPRRPSANVKLKYSATMLHKAGLKFEATENSCVLDINFVNGVLKMPRFEVNQSFEYVTRNLMAYEQCHYPYSTYICNYFMLMDHLINTEEDVDLLVKVGVIDNWLGNNAMVADLINRLCEQINEFFTCYHDLCVDLNAYYENRCNHRKATLKLVYFSNLWRGTGTVAAAALLILTLIQTVCSIMSLLGPKQLI; from the coding sequence ATGGAAAACAATATTAATACCCCAAGTGCTTCAAATAAGGATATTGGCATGGCAACACGTTCAAATAATGAAAACAGGATTGATAAGGCAAGTGCTTCAAACACGGGAAAGGAGATTGAAGCGGCAAGTGCTTCAAATGTTCTGAAAGATCTAGCAGATGGGATAGCAAGGTTCAAACCTGGAAAATGTCCCGAGCACTGTATCTACGAGGTACCCCGCTCACTTCGAAGCATAGAACCGAAAGCCTACACCCCACAAGTAGTATCACTGGGCCCTGCTCACTGTGGCCATGAGGAACTAGTGTCCATGGAGAAGCAGAAATTGAGATATTTAGGAGAATTCATGGATGGGAAGAAGGTGACATTGGACGATCTTGTGACCATAGTTCAGAAGAATGAAATGGAAATTCGAGGCTGTTATAACTTCAATCGTAGCTGTGACGATTTTGTAAAGATGATTCTGTTGGATGCTGTATTCGTCATCGAATTCTTGTTGCAGTTCTTTAACCTTCTCTGTGAAGAAGTTCCTATATTACCTGAGCCTCGGATGATGTTTGGTTTACAAGTGGACTTGATACTACTTGAAAATCAGCTACCTTATTTCATTCTGGAGAAAATATACGAGAAAACCTATGCAGACCCTGAAACACAAGCTAACCTTACTTTTCCTGAGCTTGTCGCCTTCTACTTTGGACATTACTACAGGATTTCACAGAGACCAAAAGTCAACTCAGTAGGGATAAATCATTTCACTGATTTTCTGAGATATTCTATGTTGAATGAATCCCTGGAGATATTACCTCGTCGTCCTAGTGCCAATGTCAAACTGAAATACAGTGCAACCATGCTTCATAAAGCAGGATTGAAGTTTGAGGCAACTGAAAACAGTTGTGTACTCGACATAAATTTTGTCAACGGAGTGTTGAAAATGCCACGCTTTGAAGTAAATCAGAGCTTCGAATATGTGACACGAAACCTCATGGCATATGAGCAGTGCCACTACCCATATAGTACTTACATATGCAATTACTTTATGTTAATGGACCATCTTATCAACACTGAAGAAGATGTGGATTTGCTGGTTAAAGTTGGGGTGATTGATAACTGGCTAGGAAACAATGCCATGGTTGCCGATTTGATTAACCGGCTTTGCGAgcaaattaatgaatttttcaCTTGTTATCATGATCTTTGTGTTGATTTGAATGCCTACTATGAGAACAGGTGCAACCATAGAAAGGCAACcttgaaacttgtatatttCAGCAATCTTTGGAGAGGTACCGGTACTGTTGCTGCAGCTGCCCTGCTGATCCTCACTTTGATACAGACTGTATGTTCAATAATGTCACTTCTAGGTCCAAAGCAGCTGATCTAG
- the LOC118041937 gene encoding UPF0481 protein At3g47200, whose protein sequence is MNKKKKSYLKEFGSRVGETSEQHVKFLQKISNTIKLQEENIRQCYEDGSHKVAESDPFVKMVLLDAVFILEYLLRNKDSKKYEDDSLLSRSGLRFRIRQDLLLLENQLPFFILEKLYDHLRQDGKGSYNSFLNLAYDYLNRYNKSPYKPSDNKEILHFTNLVRSSLSFNHPDLRSDEPIGNFYSATKLHEAAINFKKSRNECLLDVRFSSTKRELRIPRLQIDDHTELLFGNLIALEWCHYKGEDQYICHYVKLLETLVATSKDVDLLIKNNIIDTKRDGASVRDMIDKLSAETTEEYSIYYNLYTQLDKHYQNSWLKNSAYFREVYFGNLWRSTATLSATVLLLFTLVQTICAVLSLR, encoded by the coding sequence atgaataagaaaaagaagagttaTTTGAAAGAATTCGGTAGCAGGGTAGGGGAAACAAGTGAGCAGCATGTGAAGTTCCTGCAGAAAATTTCGAACACCATTAAACTGCAAGAGGAGAACATCCGCCAATGTTATGAAGATGGTTCTCATAAAGTTGCAGAAAGTGATCCGTTTGTGAAAATGGTGTTGTTGGATGCTGTTTTCATCTTGGAGTACTTGTTGAGGAATAAAGattctaaaaaatatgaagatgatTCCTTATTGAGTAGAAGCGGGTTAAGGTTTCGGATTCGACAAGATTTGTTGCTGCTCGAGAATCAGTTGCCATTCTTCATTCTTGAGAAATTATATGACCATCTTCGTCAAGACGGCAAAGGAAGTTATAATTCTTTTCTAAATCTTGCCTACGATTACTTAAATAGGTACAATAAGAGTCCATACAAGCCGAGCGACAACAAGGAGATATTACATTTCACCAATTTGGTCAGATCTTCATTATCCTTCAACCATCCAGATCTGAGGAGTGACGAACCGATTGGAAATTTTTATAGCGCAACCAAGCTGCATGAGGCAGcgattaattttaagaaatctcGAAATGAATGCTTACTTGACGTAAGATTTTCTTCTACAAAACGTGAGTTACGCATACCACGTCTTCAGATAGACGACCACACTGAACTTCTCTTCGGCAATCTCATTGCCTTGGAGTGGTGTCATTATAAAGGAGAAGATCAGTACATCTGCCATTACGTTAAGCTACTTGAAACTCTTGTTGCCACATCCAAAGATGTGGATCTcctcattaaaaataacatcattgaCACAAAAAGAGATGGTGCTTCAGTGAGGGATATGATTGACAAGCTTTCGGCAGAAACTACTGAAGAATATTCCATTTATTATAACCTCTACACGCAGCTGGATAAACACTACCAGAACTCCTGGTTGAAAAATAGCGCATACTTTAGAGAGGTATATTTTGGAAACCTTTGGAGAAGTACAGCAACTCTTAGTGCAACTGTCTTGCTCCTCTTCACTCTTGTACAAACAATTTGTGCAGTCCTTTCCTTGCGCTAG
- the LOC118041935 gene encoding retrovirus-related Pol polyprotein from transposon TNT 1-94 isoform X1 — translation MDSANFPAKTPVFTGQNYGVWAVKMETYLKALDLWEIVESDKQPTPLGNNPTIAQMKFFNEEKAKRFKALSCLHNAVSEDIFTRIMACKSAKETWDKLKAEFHSDEKSRRMQILNMRRQFEGLKMKENESIKDFSSQILKLVNQVRLLGEDFPDSRIVEKVLVSLLEKFEHKICSLEDSKDFSEISLQELVNALQAVEQRQAYRQEGSSEGALVAVYKEKSRAKNFYRNNQEEKKEKGRGWQSNNWQQNNIFTEGKEKKEHFPACKFCQKTNHLEAWCWLKNAQCRNCKQFGHIQRFCKNKAEPEKQAQVAESSKVEEDFLFMATIQEMCNTTKANDSSWLIDSGCTNHMTADLSLFKDLDKSYLSRVIIGNGDYVKVEGKGAIEVETLSGTKTLKNVLYVPKINQNLVSVGQLIESGYSIFFNDGVCDIKDKNGVLLLSAKMMNISFNVDWKEVCLSANTCEDNESVLWHKRLGHFNYATLKKIVDLQMTHDFPDIQEQKSICEAYQLGKQTRVFFPDNAFKALSKLQLVHTDVCGPMHNESLNDSKYFLLFVDDYSRFCWIYFLKSKSYVFAEFVKFKAAVELETGKKFEDLKGRIEMCSFGTKEEC, via the coding sequence atggATTCTGCAAATTTTCCAGCAAAAACACCAGTGTTCACAGGGCAGAATTATGGTGTGTGGGCTGTAAAAATGGAAACCTATCTCAAAGCTCTTGATTTATGGGAGATAGTGGAAAGTGATAAGCAACCTACTCCTCTAGGCAACAATCCCACAATTGCACAGATGaagttctttaatgaagaaaaggcAAAGAGATTCAAAGCTCTTTCTTGTCTTCATAATGCTGTAAGTGAAGACATCTTCACGAGGATCATGGCATGCAAATCTGCCAAGGAAACATGGGATAAATTAAAAGCAGAGTTCCATAGTGATGAGAAGTCAAGAAGGATGCAAATTCTGAATATGAGAAGACAATTCGAAGGTctgaagatgaaagaaaatgagagcaTCAAAGATTTCTCTTCTCAAATTTTGAAACTTGTGAATCAAGTAAGACTCTTGGGAGAAGATTTTCCAGACTCTAGAATTGTAGAGAAAGTCCTGGTGAGTTTGCTAGAAAAGTTTGAACACAAAATCTGTTCTTTAGAAGATTCTAAAGATTTTTCTGAGATAAGCCTGCAAGAATTGGTGAATGCATTGCAAGCTGTTGAGCAAAGGCAAGCATATAGACAAGAAGGATCAAGTGAAGGAGCTCTTGTTGCAGTTTACAAGGAGAAGAGTCGGGCTAAGAATTTTTACAGAaacaatcaagaagaaaaaaaagaaaaagggagagGCTGGCAATCCAATAACTGGCAACAGAACAACATCTTCACTgaagggaaagagaagaaagaacatTTTCCTGCTTGCAAATTCTGTCAGAAAACAAATCATCTTGAAGCCTGGTGTTGGCTCAAGAATGCACAATGCCGAAACTGCAAGCAATTTGGTCACATTCAAAGATTTTGCAAAAATAAAGCAGAACCAGAAAAACAAGCTCAAGTAGCCGAGAGTTCAAAAGTGGAggaagattttttattcatggcTACAATACAGGAGATGTGTAACACAACCAAGGCAAATGACTCATCATGGCTTATTGATAGTGGCTGCACTAATCACATGACTGCAGATCTGAGCTTATTCAAAGATTTGGATAAAAGTTATCTATCTAGAGTTATAATTGGGAATGGAGACTATGTGAAGGTTGAAGGAAAAGGAGCAATTGAAGTAGAAACTTTATCAGGTacaaaaactcttaaaaatgtTCTTTATGTGCCTAAGATCAATCAGAATCTAGTTAGTGTGGGACAATTAATTGAATCTGGTTACTCAATATTCTTTAATGATGGAGTATgtgatattaaagataaaaatggagTGCTACTGCTTTCtgctaaaatgatgaacatAAGTTTTAATGTTGATTGGAAAGAAGTATGTTTGAGTGCTAACACTTGTGAAGACAATGAATCTGTTCTTTGGCACAAACGGTTGGGGCACTTCAATTATGCAACTTTAAAGAAAATAGTTGACCTGCAGATGACTCACGATTTTCCAGATATACAGGAACAAAAGAGTATTTGTGAAGCCTATCAGTTAGGAAAACaaactagagttttttttcCTGACAATGCATTCAAAGCACTGTCAAAACTCCAGcttgtacacacagatgtgtgtgggcCAATGCATAATGAATCATTGAATGATTcaaagtattttcttttatttgttgatgattACAGTAGATTCTGCTGGATTTactttttgaaatcaaaatcttaTGTGTTTGCTGAGTTTGTTAAATTCAAAGCAGCAGTTGAACTAGAAACAGGAAAGAAGTTTGAAGATCTGAAAGGAAGAATTGAAATGTGTAGCTTTGGAAccaaggaggagtgttga
- the LOC118041935 gene encoding UPF0481 protein At3g47200 isoform X2, whose amino-acid sequence MENNINTPSASNKDIGMATRSNNENRIDKASASNTGKEIEAASASNVLKDLADGIARFKPGKCPEHCIYEVPRSLRSIEPKAYTPQVVSLGPAHCGHEELVSMEKQKLRYLAEFMDGKKVTLDDLVTIVQKNEMEIRGCYNFNRSCDDFVKMILLDAVFVIEFLLQFFNLLCEEVPILPEPRMMFGLQVDLILLENQLPYFILEKIYEKTYADPETQANLTFPELVAFYFGHYYRISQRPKVNSVGIKHFTDFLRYSMLNESLEILPRRPSANVKLKYSATMLHKAGLKFEATENSCVLDINFVNGVLKMPRFEVNQSFEYVTRNLMAYEQCHYPYSTYICNYFMLMDHLINTEEDVDLLVKVGVIDNWLGNNAMVADLINRLCEQINEFFTCYHDLCVDLNAYYENRCNHRKATLKLVYFSNLWRGTGTVAAAVLLILTLIQTVCSIISLLGPKQLI is encoded by the coding sequence ATGGAAAACAATATTAATACCCCAAGTGCTTCAAATAAGGATATTGGCATGGCAACACGTTCAAATAATGAAAACAGGATTGATAAGGCAAGTGCTTCAAACACGGGAAAGGAGATTGAAGCGGCAAGTGCTTCAAATGTTCTGAAAGATCTAGCAGATGGGATAGCAAGGTTCAAACCTGGAAAATGTCCCGAGCACTGTATCTACGAGGTACCCCGCTCACTTCGAAGCATAGAACCGAAAGCCTACACCCCACAAGTAGTTTCACTGGGCCCTGCTCACTGTGGCCATGAGGAACTAGTGTCCATGGAGAAGCAGAAATTGAGATATTTAGCAGAATTCATGGATGGGAAGAAGGTGACATTGGACGATCTTGTGACCATAGTTCAGAAGAATGAAATGGAAATTCGAGGCTGTTATAACTTCAATCGTAGCTGTGACGATTTTGTAAAGATGATTCTGTTGGATGCTGTATTCGTCATCGAATTCTTGTTGCAGTTCTTTAACCTTCTCTGTGAAGAAGTTCCTATATTACCTGAGCCTCGGATGATGTTTGGTTTACAAGTGGACTTGATACTACTTGAAAATCAGCTACCTTATTTCATTCTGGAGAAAATATACGAGAAAACCTATGCAGACCCTGAAACACAAGCTAACCTTACATTTCCTGAGCTTGTCGCCTTCTACTTTGGACATTACTACAGGATTTCACAGAGACCAAAAGTCAACTCAGTAGGGATAAAGCATTTCACTGATTTTCTGAGATATTCTATGTTGAATGAGTCCCTGGAGATATTACCTCGTCGTCCTAGTGCCAATGTCAAACTGAAATACAGTGCAACCATGCTTCATAAAGCAGGATTGAAGTTTGAGGCAACTGAAAACAGTTGTGTACTCGACATAAATTTTGTCAACGGAGTGTTGAAAATGCCACGCTTTGAAGTAAATCAGAGCTTCGAATATGTGACACGAAACCTCATGGCATATGAGCAGTGCCACTACCCATATAGTACTTACATATGCAATTACTTTATGTTAATGGACCATCTTATCAACACTGAAGAAGATGTGGATTTGCTGGTTAAAGTGGGGGTGATTGATAACTGGCTAGGAAACAACGCCATGGTTGCCGATTTGATTAACCGGCTTTGCGAgcaaattaatgaatttttcaCTTGTTATCATGATCTTTGTGTTGATTTGAATGCCTACTATGAGAACAGGTGCAACCATAGAAAGGCAACcttgaaacttgtatatttCAGCAATCTTTGGAGAGGTACCGGAACTGTTGCTGCAGCTGTCCTGCTGATCCTCACTTTGATACAGACTGTATGTTCAATAATTTCACTTCTAGGTCCAAAGCAGCTTATCTAG